The Pristiophorus japonicus isolate sPriJap1 chromosome 3, sPriJap1.hap1, whole genome shotgun sequence genome has a segment encoding these proteins:
- the LOC139259419 gene encoding uncharacterized protein has protein sequence MKGLLERVEQNQEDQANLGKEGAEIQLDGISVLEAHAKTINHLIDREKKDTGKQRQRQLCHAYGLWMVGQIRHNLDQIQRGEVPDWIDSSHLAQLANQRGTLDNCILKGLTRVYPAIPDCQMGRNTGIGIVLMIPIATPDSGPFPLYQLENIGVIRENVSIRYYLTTASAVRRNDILTRISLTDCKQRGGIKVCFHPVGRGELDECGFNRTDGCVLEIVPAHMHFARAGNGGKGRYCVSTTERSYQYNDLQYPIPQPNFCFTPLRPVTIGQAHITQVRRRKPEVINVTDQLHDHLQDYDEPDQVPIPHLTEVLRELRLRVGQSIKLYHQLQTKIKVLEEDIEIDLQSQSWWRKVWDWGINVNIHPWIRIISHILVGIQLILAITWA, from the coding sequence atgaaggggttattagagagggtggagcaaaaccaggaagaccaagccaacctaggaaaggagggtgccgaaatccagttggatggcatctcagtcctggaagctcacgccaaaaccatcaatcacctcattgatagagaaaaaaaagatacaggaaagcaaagacagcggcaactctgtcacgcttatggtctgtggatggtgggacagatccgccacaatctcgaccagatccaacgcggggaagtacccgattggatagacagttcacatttggctcagttggcaaaccagagggggactctggataactgtattctgaagggactgacccgagtatacccagcaattccagactgccagatgggaaggaatactgggatagggatagtcctgatgatccctatagccacgccagactcagggccgttccccctgtaccaactagagaatatcggagtaatacgggaaaatgtctccatccgtTATTATCTAACCACCGCTTCCGCCGTtcgccgaaacgacatacttaccaggatttccctaacagattgcaagcaaaggggggggatCAAAGTATGctttcacccggtaggccgaggtgagctagacgagtgcgggtttaaccgaaccgacgggtgtgtactagaaatagtgcccgcacacatgcactttgcgAGGGCAGGCAACGGAGGgaaaggaagatactgcgtctctactactgagcgttcataccagtataatgacctgcagtacccaataccacagccgaacttttgctttacgccactacgacctgtcacgattgggcaagcgcatatcacccaggttaggcgtcggaagcccgaagttattaatgtaaccgatcagctccatgatcatttgcaggattatgacgagccagatcaggtccctatcccacatctaaccgaagtattacgagagttgaggctcagggtgggtcaatccataaagctctaccaccaactgcaaactaaaatcaaagtactggaagaagatatcgaaatagatttacaaagtcagagttggtggagaaaggtctgggactggggaataaatgtgaacatccatccttggattcgtataatttcacacatactggtcgggatacaattgatcttagcaataacatgggcataa